One region of Triticum aestivum cultivar Chinese Spring chromosome 6B, IWGSC CS RefSeq v2.1, whole genome shotgun sequence genomic DNA includes:
- the LOC123138037 gene encoding uncharacterized protein isoform X4 yields MGRIMKGLGKGFSSACLEESDDFDGDPFVPNDFAEDDSFQASEEGSMDDPDFDKALYDFYVSHVIFRATVLTRMWSLLTPTEASERLITASTRWEMVVRDIFNRFG; encoded by the exons ATGGGCAGAATCATGAAGGGTCTTGGTAAGGGCTTTTCTTCTGCTTGCTTAGAAGAGTCTGATGATTTTGATGGGGATCCTTTTGTCCCCAATGATTTCGCCGAGGACGATTCTTTCCAAGCTTCAGAG GAAGGTTCAATGGATGATCCTGATTTTGACAAAGCTTTGTATGATTTCTATGTGTCGCAT gttatcttcagggccacggTGTTGacccgtatgtggtcgctactcactccgacggaggccagtgAGCGTTTGattactgcgtctacccgatgggagatggtagttcgggatattttcaaccggtttggatga
- the LOC123138037 gene encoding uncharacterized protein isoform X3, with product MDDPDFDKALYDFYVSHKRTRSSDFPVANTFTRYSSKLFSTIIGGLSPQQVRVLQSYGADCLLKFVRTEVPFRFVKWLASKFDVRASVIQIRKMFIPICEYVTHDILGLPVDGEPIVSNADAGCEFILSHFNVTSIPPVSFFCNKLKSTSEELPDEDIFICFMCIALSTFLCPNPILELCNSGVFTVIHDGFQCNY from the exons ATGGATGATCCTGATTTTGACAAAGCTTTGTATGATTTCTATGTGTCGCAT AAGCGCACGAGGTCTTCTGATTTTCCCGTAGCAAATACATTCACTAGATACTCTAGCAAGTTGTTCTCCACTATTATTGGCGGCTTGTCTCCTCAGCAAGTACGTGTTCTTCAGAGTTATGGGGCAGATTGCCTTCTCAAATTTGTGAGGACAGAGGTGCCATTTAGGTTTGTCAAATGGCTAGCATCCAAATTTGATGTTCGTGCTTCAGTGATTCAGATTAGGAAAATGTTTATTCCGATTTGCGAATATGTCACCCATGATATATTAGGTCTTCCTGTTGACGGTGAGCCTATTGTGTCCAATGCTGATGCTGgttgtgagtttatcttgtctcaTTTCAATGTGACTAGCATCCCACcagtttcattcttctgcaataaactAAAATCCACCTCTGAAGAATTGCCCGATGAAGACATTTTCATCTGCTTCATGTGCATTGCCTTGTCCACCTTCTTGTGTCCAAATCCAATATTAGAACTCTGTAATTCTGGAGTTTTTACTGTAATCCATGATGGTTTTCAGTGTAACTATTAG
- the LOC123138037 gene encoding uncharacterized protein isoform X1 produces the protein MGRIMKGLGKGFSSACLEESDDFDGDPFVPNDFAEDDSFQASEEGSMDDPDFDKALYDFYVSHKRTRSSDFPVANTFTRYSSKLFSTIIGGLSPQQVRVLQSYGADCLLKFVRTEVPFRFVKWLASKFDVRASVIQIRKMFIPICEYVTHDILGLPVDGEPIVSNADAGCEFILSHFNVTSIPPVSFFCNKLKSTSEELPDEDIFICFMCIALSTFLCPNPILELCNSGVFTVIHDGFQCNY, from the exons ATGGGCAGAATCATGAAGGGTCTTGGTAAGGGCTTTTCTTCTGCTTGCTTAGAAGAGTCTGATGATTTTGATGGGGATCCTTTTGTCCCCAATGATTTCGCCGAGGACGATTCTTTCCAAGCTTCAGAG GAAGGTTCAATGGATGATCCTGATTTTGACAAAGCTTTGTATGATTTCTATGTGTCGCAT AAGCGCACGAGGTCTTCTGATTTTCCCGTAGCAAATACATTCACTAGATACTCTAGCAAGTTGTTCTCCACTATTATTGGCGGCTTGTCTCCTCAGCAAGTACGTGTTCTTCAGAGTTATGGGGCAGATTGCCTTCTCAAATTTGTGAGGACAGAGGTGCCATTTAGGTTTGTCAAATGGCTAGCATCCAAATTTGATGTTCGTGCTTCAGTGATTCAGATTAGGAAAATGTTTATTCCGATTTGCGAATATGTCACCCATGATATATTAGGTCTTCCTGTTGACGGTGAGCCTATTGTGTCCAATGCTGATGCTGgttgtgagtttatcttgtctcaTTTCAATGTGACTAGCATCCCACcagtttcattcttctgcaataaactAAAATCCACCTCTGAAGAATTGCCCGATGAAGACATTTTCATCTGCTTCATGTGCATTGCCTTGTCCACCTTCTTGTGTCCAAATCCAATATTAGAACTCTGTAATTCTGGAGTTTTTACTGTAATCCATGATGGTTTTCAGTGTAACTATTAG
- the LOC123138037 gene encoding uncharacterized protein isoform X2 yields the protein MAIWSPPSPLVGFVRFGSMDDPDFDKALYDFYVSHKRTRSSDFPVANTFTRYSSKLFSTIIGGLSPQQVRVLQSYGADCLLKFVRTEVPFRFVKWLASKFDVRASVIQIRKMFIPICEYVTHDILGLPVDGEPIVSNADAGCEFILSHFNVTSIPPVSFFCNKLKSTSEELPDEDIFICFMCIALSTFLCPNPILELCNSGVFTVIHDGFQCNY from the exons ATGGCGATTTGGAGCCCCCCCTCGCCGCTCGTCGGTTTTGTTCGATTCG GTTCAATGGATGATCCTGATTTTGACAAAGCTTTGTATGATTTCTATGTGTCGCAT AAGCGCACGAGGTCTTCTGATTTTCCCGTAGCAAATACATTCACTAGATACTCTAGCAAGTTGTTCTCCACTATTATTGGCGGCTTGTCTCCTCAGCAAGTACGTGTTCTTCAGAGTTATGGGGCAGATTGCCTTCTCAAATTTGTGAGGACAGAGGTGCCATTTAGGTTTGTCAAATGGCTAGCATCCAAATTTGATGTTCGTGCTTCAGTGATTCAGATTAGGAAAATGTTTATTCCGATTTGCGAATATGTCACCCATGATATATTAGGTCTTCCTGTTGACGGTGAGCCTATTGTGTCCAATGCTGATGCTGgttgtgagtttatcttgtctcaTTTCAATGTGACTAGCATCCCACcagtttcattcttctgcaataaactAAAATCCACCTCTGAAGAATTGCCCGATGAAGACATTTTCATCTGCTTCATGTGCATTGCCTTGTCCACCTTCTTGTGTCCAAATCCAATATTAGAACTCTGTAATTCTGGAGTTTTTACTGTAATCCATGATGGTTTTCAGTGTAACTATTAG
- the LOC123138042 gene encoding uncharacterized protein, with protein MRRLPLRLLRSAAAGSLRSRPAPSRGGCPATRPPHLPAEAAAAPAELARWLPRRGYSRFASGFTPLEPKKLGSILDVERAKGLSPEHLVAAWDDYHLGRGHIGVSMKAKLYRLLEQRSATCPYFVIPLWRGSGYTTMFMQVQLPHMIFTGLEDYKARGTQASPYYTVTHFTEFAETKDTVLVRGDVVFTSKLTDAEAKCLLETAHSFYLNDVRYKLVERFNKETHDFEFKDVLQALEMPSM; from the exons ATGCGGCGGCTACCGCTGCGACTCCTGCGCTCCGCGGCGGCCGGATCActccggagccgccccgccccctcACGTGGCGGCTGTCCTGCCACTCGACCGCCACATCTGCCGGCGGAGGCAGCCGCCGCGCCGGCCGAGCTTGCCCGCTGGCTACCGCGGAGAGGGTACTCCCGGTTCGCGAGCGGATTCACCCCCTTGGAGCCGAAGAAGCTGGGATCCATCCTCGACGTCGAGCGCGCCAAGGGCCTCTCCCCCGAACACCTCGTCGCGGCATGGGATGAC TACCACTTGGGAAGAGGTCACATAGGTGTATCAATGAAAGCAAAGCTTTACCGTCTTTTGGAACAAAGATCGGCTACATG CCCATATTTTGTTATTCCTTTGTGGAGAGGAAGTGGATATACCACCATGTTTATGCAAG TCCAGCTGCCACACATGATCTTCACAGGGCTTGAAGACTATAAAGCAAGAGGAACTCAAGCAAGCCCTTACTATACAGTCACTCATTTCACAGAGTTTGCAGAAACCAAGGATACAGTGCTTGTCCGAGGAGACGTTGTCTTCACCAGCAAACTAACCGATGCAGAGGCAAAGTGTCTTTTAGAGACCGCCCACTCGTTCTACCTGAACGATGTGCGGTACAAGCTCGTGGAGCGTTTCAACAAGGAAACACACGATTTCGAGTTCAAAGACGTCCTTCAGGCGCTTGAAATGCCGTCCATGTGA